A DNA window from Rhipicephalus sanguineus isolate Rsan-2018 chromosome 8, BIME_Rsan_1.4, whole genome shotgun sequence contains the following coding sequences:
- the LOC119403182 gene encoding beta-alanine transporter, translating to MAQRAQIQGFMDEEAVAYGEGPFQYMIAFSAFAATVVFLTHAFSFRLTARSMDHWCRPPDYLSNMTDAAWKEMAIPKDDKGTRQSCMVLDPPDVGDPSAVPVSCSSWHFDLEQYGNTIVSQWSLVCQRKWLVMLAVALSSTSPIIGMPIVGIAADTYGRKSVIYVTLPFVIVAAAASSVTRSFAAFVSMRVVVSVTSTSVLVLVFVLLYEVSSGKRRLQYWFASTALAYVSLPVAFFATNSLKLDWDDFYRYLAALNCVLLLFYYTVDESPRWLLVKWKVHEAERVALQGCSPEQRPSARLPR from the coding sequence ATGGCACAACGAGCGCAGATCCAAGGTTTTATGGACGAAGAGGCGGTCGCGTACGGTGAAGGCCCTTTTCAATACATGATCGCCTTCAGCGCCTTCGCCGCTACCGTTGTCTTCCTGACGCACGCCTTCAGCTTTCGCTTAACGGCGCGCTCCATGGACCACTGGTGTCGGCCACCGGACTACCTCTCCAACATGACCGACGCCGCCTGGAAGGAGATGGCCATCCCCAAGGACGACAAGGGCACCCGCCAAAGCTGCATGGTGCTCGACCCTCCCGACGTCGGCGACCCGTCGGCTGTACCTGTGTCGTGTTCTTCGTGGCACTTCGACCTGGAACAGTACGGGAACACCATCGTAAGCCAGTGGAGCTTGGTCTGCCAACGAAAGTGGCTCGTCATGCTAGCCGTGGCGTTGTCTTCCACTTCACCCATCATTGGTATGCCGATCGTAGGCATCGCCGCTGACACGTACGGCCGGAAGAGCGTCATCTACGTGACGCTGCCCTTTGTCATCGTGGCCGCAGCGGCAAGCAGCGTCACGAGATCGTTCGCAGCCTTCGTCTCGATGCGAGTGGTGGTTTCGGTGACGTCGACTTCCGTGCTTGTCCTCGTTTTCGTGCTCCTCTACGAGGTGTCCTCCGGGAAACGACGACTCCAGTACTGGTTCGCGAGCACGGCCCTCGCCTACGTCAGCCTCCCCGTGGCTTTCTTCGCGACGAATTCGCTCAAGCTCGACTGGGACGACTTCTACCGCTACCTGGCGGCACTGAACTGCGTGCTCCTGCTCTTCTACTACACGGTGGACGAATCGCCCCGCTGGCTTCTCGTGAAGTGGAAGGTGCACGAGGCCGAGCGCGTCGCGCTGCAGGGCTGCTCGCCTGAACAGCGTCCATCCGCGAGATTGCCTCGGTAA